The following are encoded in a window of Aromatoleum petrolei genomic DNA:
- a CDS encoding ABC transporter permease, whose product MISLAGRDILHHWAKYVFTGVGLGLLIGVTLSMAGIYRGMVDDAQVLLRSSGADIWVVQQETLGPYAEPSNLRDDVYRAILGMPGVGEASNVTYLTMQIRQGERDVRVMAVGFELGRPGEPPFLVAGRRIVRSHYEVVADVRTGFGLGERVRIRRHEYEVVGLTRRMVSSSGDPMVFLSLKDAQEAQFLKDNDAIVNERARTAANPALNRPGVPGLLDAILTSQTASRSVNAVLVRVADGHDAEQVAENIRRWKHLEAYTSAQMEEILVSKLIETSARQIATFLVILAIVSAAIVSFIIYTMTLGKVRELAVLKLIGTRNRTIAAMILQQSLGLGLIGFVIGKTVATLWAPYFPKYVLLLPGDAVRGLLATMVVCAIASLLAIRVALKVDPATAIGG is encoded by the coding sequence ATGATCAGCCTTGCGGGACGCGACATCCTCCATCACTGGGCGAAGTATGTCTTCACCGGCGTCGGGCTGGGGCTGTTGATCGGCGTGACGCTGTCGATGGCGGGGATCTATCGCGGCATGGTCGATGATGCGCAGGTGCTCCTGCGCAGCAGCGGGGCAGATATCTGGGTGGTGCAGCAGGAGACCCTGGGGCCATACGCGGAGCCTTCGAACCTGCGCGACGATGTGTACCGCGCGATCCTGGGAATGCCGGGCGTGGGCGAGGCGTCGAACGTGACTTACCTGACGATGCAGATCCGCCAGGGCGAGCGCGACGTGCGCGTGATGGCGGTGGGCTTCGAGCTCGGGCGCCCCGGCGAGCCGCCCTTCCTCGTGGCCGGCCGACGCATCGTGCGCAGCCATTACGAGGTGGTCGCGGACGTTCGCACGGGCTTCGGGCTCGGCGAGCGGGTGCGGATCCGGCGGCACGAGTACGAGGTCGTGGGGCTCACCCGACGCATGGTGTCGTCGAGCGGGGATCCGATGGTGTTCCTGTCGCTCAAGGATGCGCAGGAGGCGCAGTTCCTCAAGGACAACGATGCGATCGTGAACGAGCGCGCGCGCACCGCGGCGAATCCGGCGCTGAACCGTCCGGGGGTGCCGGGGCTGCTCGATGCGATCCTGACGTCGCAGACGGCCAGCCGCAGCGTCAATGCGGTGCTGGTCAGGGTCGCCGACGGCCATGACGCGGAGCAGGTGGCAGAGAACATCCGGCGCTGGAAACATCTGGAGGCCTACACGTCCGCCCAGATGGAGGAGATCCTCGTCTCCAAGCTGATCGAGACCTCGGCCCGGCAGATCGCGACTTTCCTGGTGATCCTGGCGATCGTGAGTGCGGCGATCGTGTCCTTCATCATCTACACGATGACGCTGGGCAAGGTGCGCGAATTGGCGGTGTTGAAGCTGATCGGCACACGCAACCGCACGATCGCGGCGATGATCCTGCAGCAGTCGCTCGGGCTCGGGTTGATCGGATTCGTGATCGGCAAGACGGTCGCGACGCTGTGGGCGCCGTATTTCCCGAAGTACGTGCTGTTGCTGCCGGGGGACGCGGTACGTGGGCTGCTTGCGACCATGGTGGTGTGCGCGATCGCGAGCCTGCTGGCGATCCGGGTTGCGCTGAAGGTCGATCCGGCAACGGCGATCGGGGGCTGA
- a CDS encoding ABC transporter ATP-binding protein — MNMPAIEVRGLSKRYGVGDAAVDALKGVDMRIAPGEVVGLIGPSGSGKSTLLKCLGAVIEPTAGYMALGGRTAFDGGWKIRDLRSLRRDNIGFVFQAPYLIPFLDVTDNVALLPMLAGKSNRDARRQAVELLEALDVGHRAKAAPSELSGGEQQRVAIARALVNRPPVVLADEPTAPLDSERALNVVRILNRMAEQYRTAIIVVTHDEKIIPTFRRLYRIRDGRTYEEAGEGRGV, encoded by the coding sequence ATGAACATGCCTGCGATCGAGGTCAGGGGCTTGAGCAAGCGCTACGGCGTCGGAGATGCCGCGGTGGATGCGCTGAAGGGCGTGGATATGAGGATCGCGCCCGGCGAGGTGGTCGGCCTCATCGGACCGAGCGGCTCGGGCAAAAGCACGCTGCTGAAGTGCCTCGGCGCCGTGATCGAGCCGACCGCGGGATACATGGCATTGGGCGGGCGGACGGCGTTCGACGGCGGCTGGAAGATCCGCGACCTGCGCAGCCTGCGGCGCGACAACATCGGTTTCGTGTTCCAGGCTCCGTATCTGATTCCCTTCCTGGACGTGACCGACAACGTCGCGCTGTTGCCGATGCTGGCCGGCAAGTCGAACCGCGATGCGCGTCGGCAAGCTGTGGAACTGCTCGAAGCGCTCGACGTCGGACATCGCGCGAAGGCGGCACCGTCGGAGCTCTCGGGCGGCGAGCAGCAGCGCGTGGCGATCGCGCGGGCGCTGGTGAACCGGCCTCCGGTCGTGCTCGCCGACGAACCCACCGCGCCGCTCGACAGCGAGCGTGCGCTGAACGTGGTGCGCATCCTCAACCGGATGGCGGAGCAGTACCGCACGGCGATCATCGTCGTGACGCACGACGAGAAGATCATTCCGACGTTCCGCCGCCTGTATCGCATCCGTGACGGACGAACCTACGAAGAGGCGGGCGAGGGGCGCGGGGTTTGA
- a CDS encoding efflux RND transporter periplasmic adaptor subunit: MRWQILRVVGLTVLGIGLLAGFILLMVRSGPLAPVRVTLATVERGTFENAVFGVGTVDAERSYAIGPTVPGRVLAVHADVGGMVRAGQLLAEMDPVELDARLSASRAASARAVHALEAARAQVRDAEVRQALAGRNARRYASLGEQAFFSDAAVEAKRQEADSAGAQLQAVRAQLDAARMDVERLEAERVAVERQRANVRLVAPVAGVVTARDAEPGTTLVAGQTVLRMVDPASVRVRTRIDQGRAGSVRAGQAASIVLRSRPGLALPGRVSRVELNGDAVTEERIVQVVFDEVPQDFAFGELAEVTIATTRGADVLAVPGAAVHDRGGRRGVWTVADGAAAFVPVRTGETALDGRVVVLDGLQAGDRVVVHSARELEAGDRVSPTESLVAVKR, translated from the coding sequence ATGAGGTGGCAGATACTGCGAGTGGTGGGTCTGACCGTTCTCGGGATCGGCCTGCTGGCAGGTTTCATCCTGTTGATGGTTCGGAGCGGACCGTTGGCACCCGTGCGAGTGACGCTGGCAACAGTCGAGCGGGGGACATTCGAGAATGCCGTGTTCGGGGTCGGCACGGTGGATGCGGAGAGGAGTTACGCGATCGGTCCGACGGTTCCGGGGCGCGTGCTCGCGGTGCACGCGGATGTGGGCGGCATGGTGCGCGCGGGACAGTTGCTCGCCGAGATGGATCCGGTGGAGCTGGACGCGCGCCTGTCGGCGTCTCGGGCGGCGTCGGCACGCGCTGTTCACGCCCTGGAGGCGGCCCGGGCTCAGGTGCGCGATGCCGAGGTCCGTCAGGCGCTCGCGGGACGGAACGCGCGGCGCTATGCGTCGCTCGGCGAGCAGGCCTTTTTCAGCGATGCGGCGGTCGAGGCGAAGCGGCAGGAGGCGGACTCCGCCGGAGCGCAGTTGCAGGCTGTGCGGGCGCAGCTCGACGCGGCACGAATGGATGTGGAGCGGCTCGAAGCCGAGCGCGTCGCGGTGGAGCGGCAGCGGGCGAATGTGCGCCTTGTCGCGCCGGTGGCTGGTGTGGTGACGGCGCGCGATGCGGAGCCGGGAACGACGCTCGTGGCCGGGCAGACGGTGCTGCGCATGGTCGATCCCGCGAGCGTGCGCGTGCGGACGCGCATCGACCAGGGGCGCGCCGGCAGCGTGCGTGCCGGGCAGGCGGCTTCGATCGTGCTGCGTTCGCGGCCCGGCCTGGCCTTGCCTGGGCGGGTTTCGCGCGTGGAACTCAACGGCGATGCGGTGACGGAGGAGCGCATCGTGCAGGTCGTGTTCGACGAAGTGCCGCAGGATTTCGCCTTCGGGGAGCTGGCCGAGGTGACGATCGCGACGACTCGTGGCGCGGACGTGCTCGCGGTGCCCGGCGCGGCTGTGCATGATCGCGGCGGACGGCGCGGCGTATGGACCGTTGCGGACGGGGCTGCGGCTTTCGTGCCGGTGCGCACGGGGGAAACCGCGCTCGACGGGCGGGTCGTGGTGCTCGACGGACTGCAGGCGGGCGACCGCGTCGTCGTCCATAGCGCGCGCGAACTGGAGGCGGGCGACCGGGTGAGTCCGACCGAGTCGCTGGTCGCGGTGAAGCGATGA
- a CDS encoding TetR/AcrR family transcriptional regulator, whose amino-acid sequence MLDLAAESGPADVTTARIAAAMHLTQGAVFRHFPTKEAIWLAVADWIEENLLGAIEEASLSSSEPIAQLRAMFRAHIDFALAHPGAPRLIFHELQQPGDSAVKRRIRALLGSYRGTLLQVLKCAREREVVGRELNAEHAATLFVGAIQGLVMQSMLAGGMRGVEESAEGVFEVYLSGIAGRRA is encoded by the coding sequence GTGCTCGACCTGGCGGCCGAAAGCGGCCCGGCGGACGTTACGACCGCACGCATCGCGGCCGCCATGCACCTGACGCAAGGGGCGGTTTTCCGTCATTTCCCGACTAAGGAGGCGATCTGGTTGGCGGTGGCTGACTGGATCGAAGAGAACCTGCTGGGAGCGATCGAGGAGGCGTCGCTTTCGAGCAGCGAGCCGATAGCGCAGCTCCGTGCGATGTTCCGTGCGCACATCGATTTCGCGCTTGCCCATCCGGGGGCACCACGCCTGATCTTCCACGAACTGCAGCAGCCGGGCGACAGCGCGGTGAAGCGGCGCATCCGGGCGCTGCTCGGCAGTTACCGGGGGACCTTATTGCAGGTCCTGAAATGCGCAAGGGAGCGCGAGGTCGTTGGGCGCGAGCTCAACGCGGAGCACGCTGCGACCCTGTTCGTCGGTGCAATCCAGGGATTGGTGATGCAGTCGATGCTCGCCGGCGGGATGCGCGGGGTGGAAGAATCGGCCGAAGGGGTGTTCGAGGTCTATCTCTCGGGAATTGCGGGGAGGCGGGCATGA
- a CDS encoding DUF3820 family protein, which produces MNPENLEALVSTAMPFGKYKGRLIADLPGHYLNWFAREGFPPGKLGQLLALMHELDHNGLSGLLAPLRK; this is translated from the coding sequence GTGAATCCGGAGAATCTCGAAGCGCTGGTGAGCACTGCGATGCCGTTCGGTAAGTACAAAGGGCGGCTGATTGCCGATCTACCGGGGCATTACCTGAACTGGTTCGCGCGCGAAGGCTTTCCGCCGGGCAAGCTGGGACAACTGCTCGCGTTGATGCACGAGCTGGATCACAACGGCTTGTCCGGATTGCTCGCGCCGCTGCGGAAGTGA
- a CDS encoding aminoacyl-histidine dipeptidase, whose amino-acid sequence MSDSASPVFSGLEPAPVWAHFATLCRIPRASKAEGALRDLLRERALAHGLEVSIDPAGNLLIRKPASPGCEGAPGVVLQAHLDMVCQKAAESAHDFSRDEIRVVRDGDWLAAAETTLGADNGVGVALILAALEDDSLVHGPLEALLTVDEEAGMGGAQGLDANVLRGRLMLNLDTEEWGEFYIGCAGGLDVNVRREGRAEQPPVGTEQWQVELHGLRGGHSGVDIHEERGNAIKLLVRVLRDLERRFDLRLGAVEGGSARNALPRDARARVALRAGSGDELALVLAAWQERLREELKGVDEGVSLRAVPVTEAEPVMSAADQAVWLASLHAAPHGVRRRSPSVPGVVETSNNLGIVALEPDGGTSSFMVRSLLDGAAGALGDEIVSLFALSGTAAEASGHYPGWAPKTDSPLLALCREVYRREHGVESRVQVIHAGLECGLIAAKYPDMQIVSFGPTIRGAHAPGERVEIASVGRVWHLLGAILAAIAGERAEAA is encoded by the coding sequence ATGTCCGATTCCGCTTCGCCCGTCTTCTCTGGCCTCGAACCTGCCCCCGTGTGGGCGCATTTCGCCACGCTGTGCCGTATCCCGCGCGCATCCAAGGCAGAGGGCGCGCTGCGCGACCTGCTGCGCGAGCGCGCTTTGGCGCACGGACTGGAGGTATCGATCGATCCGGCGGGCAACCTGCTGATCCGCAAGCCCGCGAGTCCGGGCTGCGAAGGGGCGCCGGGCGTCGTGCTGCAGGCGCATCTGGACATGGTGTGCCAGAAGGCGGCCGAATCGGCGCACGACTTCTCGCGCGACGAGATCCGCGTGGTTCGGGACGGCGACTGGCTCGCCGCCGCGGAGACCACGCTCGGTGCCGACAACGGCGTCGGCGTGGCGCTAATTCTTGCGGCACTGGAGGACGATTCGCTCGTGCACGGGCCGCTCGAGGCCTTGCTGACGGTGGATGAGGAAGCCGGAATGGGCGGTGCGCAAGGGCTCGACGCCAATGTGCTGCGAGGTCGGCTGATGCTGAACCTGGACACGGAGGAATGGGGAGAGTTCTATATCGGCTGCGCTGGGGGACTGGACGTGAATGTTCGCCGTGAGGGGCGGGCGGAGCAGCCGCCGGTTGGGACGGAGCAGTGGCAGGTCGAGCTGCACGGCCTGCGCGGCGGGCATTCTGGCGTGGACATCCATGAGGAGCGGGGCAACGCGATCAAGCTCCTGGTGCGCGTGCTGCGCGATCTGGAGCGCCGCTTCGACCTGCGTCTCGGTGCGGTCGAAGGTGGTTCGGCGCGCAACGCGCTGCCGCGCGATGCGCGCGCGCGGGTGGCGCTGCGGGCCGGATCCGGCGATGAGTTGGCGCTCGTGCTGGCAGCGTGGCAGGAACGGTTGCGCGAGGAGTTGAAGGGCGTCGATGAGGGCGTGAGCCTGCGGGCGGTGCCCGTCACGGAGGCCGAACCGGTGATGTCAGCGGCGGACCAGGCGGTGTGGCTCGCGTCGCTCCATGCGGCGCCGCATGGGGTGCGTCGCCGCAGTCCGAGCGTGCCGGGTGTCGTCGAGACGTCGAACAACCTCGGCATCGTCGCGCTGGAGCCGGATGGCGGTACATCCAGCTTCATGGTGCGCTCCCTGCTGGACGGTGCGGCAGGCGCGCTCGGCGACGAGATCGTCAGCCTCTTCGCGCTGTCGGGAACGGCGGCCGAGGCATCGGGGCATTACCCGGGCTGGGCGCCGAAGACCGACTCGCCACTGCTCGCGCTGTGCCGCGAAGTGTATCGGCGCGAGCACGGGGTGGAATCGCGCGTGCAAGTGATCCATGCCGGGCTCGAATGCGGGCTCATCGCGGCGAAGTACCCCGACATGCAGATCGTTTCCTTCGGCCCCACCATACGCGGCGCCCATGCGCCGGGCGAACGCGTCGAGATTGCTTCGGTGGGGCGCGTGTGGCACCTGCTGGGGGCGATTCTCGCGGCGATCGCCGGAGAGCGTGCGGAGGCCGCGTGA
- a CDS encoding ABC1 kinase family protein yields MLWKALGAARELTRAHDIAAVLIRYGFGDLVRRIGLADTLERAGKALHWTEPEELARLEPPARVRRAFEELGPTFIKLGQILATRVDLFPPEWIAEFGRLQDSAPAVPFEQVREQLTEDLGEAPEAAFAELDTQPLAAASLAQVYRARLADGRPVILKVRRPGIRPTIEADLRLLARLAEIVEAEAPDLRRYRPCQVVREFTLSLRREIDFAAECRYAERVAASFIGHPEIVIPRVHWQWCGERLNVQDYVEGIPGRDLAAVDAAGLERKLLARRGASAVLKMMLEDGFFHADPHPGNVFYLHGNRIAFIDFGMVGRLSETRRYELAMLLNGLVSNDAATVADVLLEWRDSEAPETEPELLRHEIDTFVDQYKGVPLKQLDIGAMLSDLVMILREHGIALPSDLSLLIKAFITLEGMGRQLDPDFDMGAEAAPFLRRVLLAHHAPGAVAKRGWRTLAQAMDLVTDLPRDLSQLLRSARRGKLQVQVDIVSLKRLGDQVDRAATRMTIGIVTAALIIGSAIVMTVVGDPGFAALDTLGLLGFAGAVAGGVALLLSIWHGGRGE; encoded by the coding sequence ATGCTGTGGAAAGCGCTCGGTGCGGCGCGTGAGCTGACACGCGCCCACGACATCGCCGCCGTCCTCATCCGCTACGGCTTCGGCGATCTCGTACGCCGCATAGGCCTTGCCGACACGCTGGAGCGCGCCGGCAAGGCGCTGCACTGGACCGAACCCGAGGAACTGGCGCGCCTCGAACCCCCAGCGCGCGTGCGCCGGGCCTTCGAAGAGCTCGGCCCGACCTTCATCAAGCTCGGCCAGATCCTCGCCACGCGCGTCGACCTGTTTCCACCCGAATGGATCGCCGAGTTCGGTCGCCTGCAGGATTCGGCCCCGGCCGTTCCCTTCGAACAGGTGCGCGAACAGCTCACCGAGGACCTCGGCGAAGCGCCCGAAGCCGCCTTCGCCGAACTCGACACCCAGCCGCTCGCGGCGGCCTCGCTCGCACAGGTCTACCGTGCGCGGCTAGCCGACGGCCGCCCGGTGATCCTCAAGGTGCGCCGGCCCGGCATTCGCCCGACCATCGAGGCCGACCTGCGGCTGCTTGCCCGCCTCGCCGAGATCGTCGAGGCGGAAGCGCCGGACCTGCGCCGCTACCGCCCCTGCCAGGTCGTGCGAGAGTTCACGCTGTCGCTGCGCCGCGAGATCGACTTCGCCGCCGAGTGCCGCTACGCCGAACGCGTCGCGGCGAGCTTCATCGGCCACCCGGAGATCGTCATCCCGCGCGTGCACTGGCAGTGGTGCGGCGAGCGCCTGAACGTCCAGGACTACGTCGAGGGCATCCCCGGCCGCGACCTGGCCGCCGTCGATGCCGCGGGGCTGGAACGCAAACTCCTCGCGCGACGCGGTGCATCCGCGGTGCTGAAGATGATGCTGGAGGACGGCTTCTTCCACGCCGACCCCCACCCCGGCAACGTGTTCTACCTGCACGGCAACCGCATCGCCTTCATCGATTTCGGCATGGTCGGCCGGCTTTCGGAGACGCGCCGCTACGAGCTCGCGATGCTGCTCAACGGCCTCGTCTCGAACGACGCCGCCACTGTGGCCGACGTCCTGCTCGAATGGCGAGACTCCGAAGCGCCGGAAACCGAGCCGGAACTCCTGCGCCACGAGATCGACACCTTCGTCGACCAGTACAAGGGCGTTCCCCTCAAGCAACTCGACATCGGCGCGATGCTGTCAGATCTCGTGATGATCCTGCGCGAGCACGGAATCGCCCTGCCCTCGGACCTGTCACTGTTGATCAAGGCCTTCATCACGCTGGAAGGAATGGGGCGCCAGCTTGATCCCGACTTCGACATGGGCGCCGAAGCCGCCCCCTTCCTGCGACGCGTGCTGCTAGCGCACCACGCCCCTGGTGCGGTCGCCAAGCGCGGCTGGCGCACACTGGCTCAGGCCATGGATCTTGTCACCGACCTGCCGCGCGACCTCAGCCAACTCCTGCGTTCGGCACGACGCGGCAAACTACAGGTCCAGGTCGACATCGTTTCGCTCAAACGCCTCGGCGATCAGGTCGACCGTGCGGCCACGCGCATGACGATCGGGATCGTCACTGCGGCACTGATCATCGGCTCGGCCATCGTCATGACCGTGGTGGGCGATCCCGGTTTCGCCGCGCTCGATACGCTGGGGCTGCTGGGCTTCGCCGGGGCCGTGGCGGGCGGAGTGGCGCTGCTCCTGTCGATCTGGCACGGCGGACGCGGGGAATGA
- a CDS encoding DUF6781 family protein, giving the protein MNQDFENIERDVGAAIDGDPAKVAERVRTITLGALSHGKLDTDALKQVTDAVLRGAQQGIERPDRERTEAIREAVRGLDEALAAAAQATLLAVKEAVGRGSEYSRQEIRGTLDQLGAMESNFLRTLADAGRGATGLARSTLHELAEHARNSGTAVGGRVANAGADLTRAVAELTREQLQSGVQTLRNEAGLLAALASGMLRGIADRLHPPGSDNARGGPGDPQA; this is encoded by the coding sequence ATGAACCAGGACTTCGAAAACATCGAACGCGACGTGGGTGCCGCGATCGACGGCGACCCGGCCAAGGTGGCCGAACGTGTACGGACGATCACGCTCGGGGCACTGTCGCACGGCAAGCTGGACACCGACGCGCTCAAACAGGTCACCGATGCCGTGCTCAGGGGCGCGCAACAAGGCATCGAGCGCCCCGACCGCGAACGCACCGAAGCCATCCGCGAAGCGGTGCGCGGGCTGGACGAGGCCCTCGCAGCAGCCGCCCAGGCGACACTGCTCGCCGTGAAGGAGGCCGTCGGACGCGGCAGCGAGTATTCGCGCCAGGAAATCCGCGGCACGCTCGACCAGCTTGGGGCGATGGAATCGAACTTCCTGCGCACGCTGGCCGACGCGGGGCGTGGCGCAACCGGACTCGCGCGCTCCACTCTCCACGAACTAGCCGAGCACGCGCGCAACAGCGGCACCGCGGTCGGCGGCCGCGTCGCGAACGCGGGAGCCGACCTCACGCGTGCCGTCGCAGAGCTCACCCGCGAGCAGCTGCAAAGCGGCGTTCAGACGCTGCGCAACGAGGCGGGCCTGCTCGCCGCACTCGCCTCGGGGATGCTCAGGGGCATCGCCGACCGCCTGCACCCGCCGGGTTCCGACAATGCGAGGGGCGGACCGGGCGATCCGCAGGCCTGA
- the radA gene encoding DNA repair protein RadA — MAKAKTSFVCSECGGQAPRWQGQCPQCKGWNTLVETVIEAAAPGNGRFAALAGTTGRLQSLAELEPREEPRTPTGIEEFDRVLGGGLVAGGVVLIGGDPGIGKSTLLLQALSALAARQAAIYVSGEESGEQVALRAQRLQLDPAGLKLLPEINLERILATLKEAKPRIAVIDSIQTVYSEALQSAPGSVAQVRECAAQLTRFAKQSGTSLIMVGHVTKDGTLAGPRVLEHIVDTVLYFEGDTHSSFRLVRAFKNRFGAVNELGVFAMTERGLRGVSNPSAIFLSQHSQQVAGSCVLVTQEGTRPLLVEIQALVDGAHSPNPRRLSVGLEQNRLAMLLAVLHRHAGVVCFDQDVFVNAVGGVKIAEPAADLAVLLAIVSSLRSRALPRELVVFGEVGLAGEIRPAPRGQERLKEAAKLGFTVAIIPKANAPKQAIPGMRVIAVDRIEEAIEQAREIEA, encoded by the coding sequence ATGGCGAAGGCGAAGACGAGCTTCGTCTGCAGCGAGTGCGGCGGACAGGCGCCGCGCTGGCAGGGCCAGTGCCCGCAGTGCAAGGGCTGGAACACGCTGGTCGAGACCGTGATCGAGGCCGCGGCGCCGGGTAACGGCCGGTTCGCGGCGCTGGCCGGCACGACCGGCAGGCTGCAGTCGCTCGCGGAGCTCGAGCCGCGCGAGGAACCGCGCACGCCGACGGGGATCGAGGAGTTCGACCGCGTACTCGGCGGCGGCCTGGTTGCCGGTGGCGTGGTGCTGATCGGCGGCGATCCCGGCATCGGCAAGTCGACGCTGCTGCTGCAGGCGCTGTCTGCGCTCGCGGCACGGCAGGCGGCGATCTATGTGAGCGGCGAGGAGTCGGGCGAGCAGGTGGCGCTGCGCGCGCAACGCCTGCAGCTCGATCCGGCGGGGCTGAAGCTGCTGCCCGAGATCAACCTCGAACGCATCCTCGCGACGCTCAAGGAGGCGAAGCCGCGCATCGCGGTGATCGACTCGATCCAGACGGTGTATTCGGAGGCGCTGCAGTCGGCGCCCGGTTCGGTGGCGCAAGTGCGCGAATGTGCGGCGCAGCTTACGCGCTTCGCCAAGCAGAGCGGCACGAGCCTGATCATGGTCGGCCACGTGACCAAGGACGGCACGCTCGCCGGGCCGCGCGTGCTGGAGCACATCGTCGACACGGTGCTGTATTTCGAGGGCGATACGCATTCCAGCTTCCGCCTGGTGCGGGCGTTCAAGAACCGCTTCGGCGCGGTGAATGAGCTGGGCGTGTTCGCGATGACGGAGCGCGGCCTGCGCGGCGTGAGCAATCCGTCGGCGATCTTCCTGTCGCAGCACAGCCAGCAGGTGGCGGGCAGCTGCGTGCTGGTGACGCAGGAGGGCACGCGCCCGCTGCTGGTGGAGATCCAGGCGCTGGTCGACGGCGCGCATAGCCCGAATCCGCGTCGCCTGTCGGTCGGCCTGGAGCAGAACCGGCTGGCGATGCTACTCGCGGTGCTGCATCGGCATGCGGGCGTGGTGTGCTTCGATCAGGACGTGTTCGTGAATGCCGTAGGCGGCGTGAAGATCGCCGAACCGGCGGCGGACCTTGCAGTGCTGCTGGCGATCGTGTCGTCCTTGCGCAGCCGGGCGCTGCCGCGCGAGCTGGTGGTGTTCGGCGAGGTGGGTCTGGCGGGCGAGATCCGTCCGGCGCCGCGTGGCCAGGAGCGTCTGAAGGAAGCTGCCAAGCTCGGCTTCACGGTCGCTATCATCCCGAAGGCCAATGCGCCCAAGCAGGCCATCCCCGGCATGCGCGTGATTGCGGTGGACCGCATCGAGGAAGCGATCGAGCAGGCGCGTGAGATCGAAGCCTGA